One region of Termitidicoccus mucosus genomic DNA includes:
- a CDS encoding SDR family oxidoreductase yields MPIDPTEFAGKRALVTGGTRGIGAAIVCRLAAGGADVIATARSPAPGLPPGVRFVAADIGTAEGVGEVARVVEEWRGGVDILVSNLGGSTAPGGGVLALTDAMWQETLELNLLSAVRLDRALLPAMLRQAAGVIVHITSIQRRLPLFEATLAYAAAKAALATYSKGLANEVGPRGVRVNTVAPGFTETASATGLIARLAADAGVDETTARRQLMDALGGIPLGRPNRPGEVAELVAFLASDRASAITGSEYVIDGGTLPTV; encoded by the coding sequence ATGCCCATCGATCCCACCGAATTTGCCGGCAAGCGCGCGCTTGTCACCGGCGGCACCCGGGGAATCGGCGCCGCCATCGTCTGCCGTCTGGCCGCCGGCGGCGCCGATGTCATCGCGACCGCCCGTTCGCCCGCCCCGGGCCTGCCGCCGGGCGTCCGGTTTGTCGCCGCCGACATCGGCACCGCCGAAGGCGTCGGGGAGGTGGCCCGCGTCGTCGAGGAATGGCGGGGCGGAGTGGACATCCTCGTCAGCAATCTCGGCGGTTCGACCGCGCCCGGCGGAGGCGTGCTGGCGCTGACCGATGCGATGTGGCAGGAGACGCTGGAGCTGAACCTGCTTTCCGCGGTGCGGCTCGACCGCGCGCTGCTTCCCGCGATGCTGCGGCAGGCGGCGGGCGTGATCGTTCACATCACCTCCATCCAGCGCCGGCTGCCGTTGTTCGAGGCGACGCTGGCCTATGCCGCGGCCAAGGCGGCCCTGGCGACCTACAGCAAGGGCCTGGCCAACGAAGTCGGCCCGCGGGGCGTGCGGGTGAACACGGTGGCGCCGGGTTTTACGGAAACCGCCTCGGCGACCGGGTTGATCGCCCGGCTGGCGGCGGACGCCGGAGTCGACGAGACAACGGCGCGCCGGCAGTTGATGGATGCGCTCGGTGGCATCCCGCTGGGCCGGCCCAACCGCCCCGGGGAGGTGGCCGAGCTGGTGGCGTTCCTGGCCTCCGACCGCGCCTCGGCCATCACCGGCAGCGAATACGTCATCGACGGAGGCACGCTCCCGACGGTCTGA
- a CDS encoding nuclear transport factor 2 family protein, translating to MSISLTPLLAAFVAAHNRHDSAALAACFTDDALVRDEGHEYRGRPAIAAWYADVSRNYRAVLAVDEVSPLDDGAVLAGEVSGDFEGSPVRLRFRFTIEGGKIAALAIAP from the coding sequence ATGTCGATTTCACTCACTCCGCTCCTCGCTGCGTTTGTCGCAGCCCACAACCGCCACGACAGCGCGGCCTTGGCCGCCTGCTTCACCGACGACGCGCTCGTCCGCGACGAGGGCCACGAATACCGCGGCCGCCCGGCGATCGCGGCATGGTATGCCGACGTGAGCCGCAACTACCGCGCCGTGCTGGCCGTGGACGAAGTTTCGCCGCTTGACGACGGCGCCGTGCTGGCGGGCGAGGTCTCCGGCGACTTCGAGGGAAGCCCGGTCCGGCTTCGTTTTCGTTTCACCATCGAGGGCGGGAAAATCGCCGCGCTGGCCATCGCTCCCTGA
- a CDS encoding sigma-54-dependent transcriptional regulator, which translates to MVPSVLIVDDEKHTREGLQQALEDNFDVSVAGSADEAANLMDAQEFDVIVTDLRMPGKSGLRVIDRALALPNKPAVIMMTAYGNIETAVEAMKRGAVDFLTKPVNIERLEVLIQRALKTKTLEIEVKQLHERLDEKYNFDGIVGNSQALKDVIDRVRLVAPSRATILVEGESGTGKELVAQAVHQSSPRARAPFVAVHCAALSENLLESEIFGHERGAFTGATERRVGRFEAADGGTLFLDEIGEISASTQVKLLRFLETKTIERVGGTKPIQLDVRLVAATNRTLEQMVREGKFREDLFFRLNVVRITMPPLRVRPDDIPLLLAHYIAQFSKENAVPPLTVEPGALRYLQAYPWPGNIRELRNFVENAVVLHRGGKLTEFDLEPRFRGEAPALMLPSAAGAGADTAGMPAPADNAGRMPALPAGAAGASLSVEENEKRLLREALLKARGNRTRAAGLMGISRRTLHRKLAQWPELDVIDR; encoded by the coding sequence ATGGTGCCGAGCGTCCTCATCGTCGATGACGAGAAACATACCCGCGAAGGGCTGCAACAGGCGTTGGAAGACAACTTCGATGTCTCCGTCGCCGGCAGCGCCGACGAGGCGGCCAACCTCATGGACGCGCAGGAGTTCGACGTCATCGTCACCGACCTGCGCATGCCGGGCAAATCGGGCCTGCGCGTGATCGACCGCGCGCTCGCACTGCCGAACAAGCCCGCCGTCATCATGATGACCGCCTACGGCAACATCGAGACCGCCGTCGAGGCGATGAAGCGCGGCGCGGTCGATTTTCTCACCAAGCCGGTCAACATCGAGCGCCTCGAGGTGCTCATCCAGCGCGCGCTCAAGACCAAGACGCTCGAAATCGAGGTCAAACAACTGCACGAGCGGCTCGACGAGAAATACAACTTCGATGGCATCGTCGGCAATTCGCAGGCGCTGAAGGACGTGATCGACCGCGTGCGGCTCGTCGCGCCTTCGCGCGCCACCATCCTCGTCGAGGGCGAGTCGGGCACGGGCAAGGAGCTCGTGGCGCAGGCCGTCCACCAGTCGAGCCCGCGCGCGCGCGCGCCGTTTGTCGCGGTGCACTGCGCGGCGTTGTCGGAGAACCTGCTGGAGAGCGAGATTTTCGGGCACGAGCGCGGCGCGTTCACCGGCGCGACGGAGCGGCGCGTGGGGCGTTTCGAGGCGGCGGATGGCGGCACCTTGTTTCTCGACGAGATCGGCGAGATCTCGGCCTCCACGCAGGTGAAGCTGCTGCGTTTTCTGGAGACCAAGACCATCGAGCGCGTGGGCGGCACGAAGCCCATCCAGCTCGACGTGCGGCTGGTGGCGGCGACGAACCGCACCTTGGAGCAGATGGTGCGCGAGGGGAAGTTTCGCGAGGATTTGTTTTTCCGCCTGAACGTGGTGCGCATCACGATGCCGCCGCTGCGCGTCCGTCCCGACGACATCCCGCTGCTGCTGGCGCATTACATCGCGCAATTCAGCAAGGAAAATGCCGTGCCGCCGCTCACCGTCGAGCCGGGCGCGCTGCGTTATTTGCAGGCGTATCCGTGGCCGGGCAACATCCGCGAGCTGCGCAATTTCGTGGAAAACGCGGTCGTGCTGCACCGCGGCGGCAAGCTCACGGAGTTCGATCTGGAGCCGCGTTTCCGCGGCGAGGCCCCGGCATTGATGCTGCCGTCGGCGGCCGGCGCGGGGGCGGACACGGCGGGGATGCCCGCTCCCGCGGACAATGCCGGCAGGATGCCGGCGCTCCCGGCGGGCGCTGCGGGCGCCTCGCTGTCGGTGGAGGAAAACGAGAAGCGGCTGCTGCGCGAGGCGTTGCTGAAGGCGCGCGGCAACCGCACGCGCGCGGCCGGACTCATGGGCATCAGCCGCCGCACGCTGCACCGCAAGCTCGCGCAATGGCCGGAACTCGACGTGATCGATCGATGA
- a CDS encoding helix-turn-helix transcriptional regulator: MNRVDRLLAQILLLQSRRVITAGEMARHFGLSVRTVYRDLAALGEAGVPIVAEAGVGYALRRGYLLPPVNFTPGEAHALAVGGLLVERFTDASVATQMRSAVAKVRAVLPRGEQDRLSRLERALATTASPPRPPQASLDLIQRALSGRQVLQFFYQGAGRDGPEPRTVEPQGLIHYLERWHLIAWCRTRGAYRDFRTDRMSEVRVARENFAPRADFDLAGFMRETMPAPTLQARIRFAPLAADRVKREWWQGIMNEQPGENGIVFTLAAVEWDRLVGWLLSFGTAATVLSPARLRKLLADAGAAAASHHKIAPGQPC; this comes from the coding sequence ATGAACCGGGTGGACCGTTTGCTCGCCCAGATCCTTCTTCTGCAATCCAGGCGCGTGATCACGGCCGGCGAAATGGCCCGTCATTTCGGCTTGAGCGTGCGCACGGTCTACCGCGATCTGGCGGCGCTGGGCGAGGCGGGCGTGCCGATCGTGGCGGAAGCGGGCGTCGGTTATGCGCTGCGGCGCGGCTACCTGCTTCCGCCGGTCAATTTCACCCCGGGGGAGGCCCACGCGCTGGCGGTTGGCGGCCTGCTGGTCGAGCGCTTCACCGACGCCTCCGTCGCGACGCAGATGCGTTCGGCCGTGGCCAAGGTGAGGGCGGTGCTGCCCCGCGGCGAGCAGGACCGGCTGTCGAGGCTGGAGCGCGCCCTCGCGACCACGGCCAGTCCGCCGCGCCCGCCGCAGGCGTCGCTCGACCTGATCCAGCGGGCGCTGTCCGGACGGCAGGTGCTGCAATTTTTCTATCAGGGCGCGGGCAGGGACGGGCCCGAGCCGCGCACGGTCGAGCCGCAGGGGCTGATCCATTACCTCGAACGCTGGCACTTGATCGCCTGGTGCCGGACGCGCGGCGCGTATCGGGACTTCCGCACGGACCGGATGAGCGAGGTGCGGGTTGCCCGCGAAAATTTCGCGCCGCGGGCGGATTTCGACCTCGCCGGTTTCATGCGGGAGACGATGCCGGCGCCGACCCTGCAAGCCCGGATAAGATTCGCGCCGCTCGCGGCCGACCGGGTGAAACGCGAATGGTGGCAGGGCATCATGAATGAGCAGCCCGGCGAAAACGGCATCGTGTTCACGCTTGCCGCGGTGGAATGGGACCGGCTCGTCGGCTGGCTGCTCTCCTTCGGGACCGCCGCCACCGTGCTGTCCCCGGCCCGCTTGCGAAAACTGCTCGCGGACGCGGGCGCGGCGGCGGCGAGCCATCACAAAATCGCCCCGGGGCAACCCTGCTGA
- a CDS encoding nucleotide pyrophosphohydrolase: protein MNALSDSTTTLAELKARVLAFAREREWEQFHAPKNLSMALAAEAGELMEHFLWSTPEASRAVARDEARRKKIEEELADVVIYALEFANMTGMDVAAVIEAKMSANAKKYPVEKARGRSDKYTEL from the coding sequence ATGAATGCCCTCTCCGACTCGACTACGACACTGGCGGAACTGAAGGCTCGCGTGCTGGCCTTTGCGCGCGAACGCGAATGGGAGCAGTTTCACGCCCCCAAGAACCTGAGCATGGCGCTCGCCGCCGAGGCCGGCGAGTTGATGGAGCACTTCTTGTGGAGCACCCCGGAGGCATCGCGCGCCGTCGCGCGCGACGAGGCGCGGCGCAAAAAAATCGAGGAGGAACTGGCCGACGTCGTGATCTACGCGCTGGAGTTCGCCAACATGACCGGCATGGACGTGGCCGCCGTGATCGAGGCAAAGATGTCCGCCAACGCCAAAAAATACCCCGTCGAAAAAGCGCGCGGGCGCTCGGACAAATACACGGAGCTGTGA
- the holA gene encoding DNA polymerase III subunit delta, producing the protein MSSAKPFIFVCGADDFLVNRAGKTRFGELAREVEDEFSREMLSGFASNVAEVEAAVGRFRESVQTVSMFGGRRLVWLKDVNFLADTPTGRAESTLKVVEDLQELLAKVNPAEVLVLITAAPIDRRRAFYKWCEKTADFVFTGGTDTDKNADALAGVVMAEARVLGVTFSEGALRLLLARVGPNTRLLIEETHKLATALDEGAAVIEEPLVDELTPNVAEGDFFEAAEAFFSGDLKWTLAALHRHFFGGGDARPVISSLQNRNRLLLQVRALVDAGDLRPGPRGFSKADLDRAAETYGRHFAGATEKSAYNLFTQHPFYLGKLADAKKLPGMRRLIDNQMELVNAFEEIIRRPAEQEDVLREMTVRCLGA; encoded by the coding sequence ATGTCCTCGGCGAAGCCCTTCATCTTTGTCTGCGGCGCGGATGACTTTCTGGTCAACCGCGCGGGCAAAACGCGTTTCGGCGAACTGGCGCGCGAGGTCGAGGACGAGTTTTCCCGCGAGATGCTGAGCGGCTTCGCCAGTAATGTCGCCGAGGTCGAGGCCGCCGTGGGACGCTTTCGCGAGAGCGTGCAAACCGTGTCGATGTTCGGCGGCAGGCGTCTCGTGTGGCTGAAGGACGTGAACTTCCTCGCCGACACTCCGACCGGCCGCGCCGAGAGCACGCTCAAGGTCGTGGAGGATTTGCAGGAGCTGCTCGCCAAGGTGAATCCCGCCGAGGTGCTCGTGCTCATCACCGCCGCGCCCATCGACCGGCGGCGGGCGTTTTATAAATGGTGCGAGAAGACCGCCGACTTCGTGTTCACCGGCGGGACCGACACCGACAAAAATGCCGACGCGCTCGCCGGCGTCGTCATGGCCGAGGCGCGCGTGCTGGGCGTGACCTTCAGCGAAGGCGCGCTGCGCCTGCTGCTCGCGCGCGTGGGCCCCAACACCCGCCTGCTCATCGAGGAGACGCACAAGCTCGCCACCGCGCTTGACGAGGGCGCGGCCGTGATCGAGGAGCCGCTCGTGGACGAGCTCACGCCCAACGTCGCCGAGGGCGATTTCTTCGAGGCGGCGGAGGCGTTTTTCAGCGGCGACCTGAAATGGACGCTGGCCGCGCTGCACCGGCATTTTTTCGGCGGCGGCGACGCGCGCCCGGTCATCTCGTCGCTCCAAAATCGCAACCGCCTGCTGCTTCAGGTGCGCGCGCTGGTGGACGCGGGCGATTTGCGGCCCGGGCCGCGCGGCTTCAGCAAGGCCGACCTCGACCGCGCGGCGGAGACCTACGGGCGGCATTTCGCGGGTGCGACGGAGAAAAGCGCCTACAATCTCTTCACGCAGCATCCCTTTTACCTGGGCAAGCTGGCCGATGCCAAAAAACTCCCGGGCATGCGCCGCCTCATTGACAACCAGATGGAGCTGGTCAACGCCTTCGAAGAGATCATCCGCAGGCCGGCCGAGCAGGAGGATGTCCTGCGCGAGATGACCGTGCGTTGCCTGGGCGCATGA